In Actinomadura citrea, a single window of DNA contains:
- a CDS encoding sensor histidine kinase, whose product MPTLTDLVRDHTDLTDTDLEWLHALVSDWQLLADLSFADLLLWVPLRSADALPADGTSRAGRSRPGVLDTGAAVPGWVAIAQMRPTTGPTAYPEDLVGKVVRTGRRGLIDVAWRERRIVREGDPEWGSGIPVREESIPVRRGAKILGVIQRSTNLSSARTPSRLELTYLQSASDLATMISEGRFPVPGEEPNMVRSPRVGDGLMRLDRAGKVTYASPNAQSAYRRLGYPTDLVGEALGQVTADLCDTGEPMEEALSVVLSGRAPREVEVESRGSIMQLRTIPLVVGGTRIGAVVLCRDVTELRWRDRELMTKDATIREIHHRVKNNLQTVAALLRLQARRLRIPEGRAALDEAVRRVGSIAIVHETLSHTPDELIDFDDIADRVITMAGEVSTPETKVTPKRTGSFGVLPAEIATPLAMALTELLQNALEHGLANRFGTLEVVAHRYGEGEVSKDPGGASFWGEWKAAGANEPRAPGVEPEHPSGRRLVTVIADDGVGLPADFDMESTESLGLQIVRTLIVGELGGDLDFRPREGGGTEVVVDIPLDHHHGPSRA is encoded by the coding sequence GTGCCTACCTTGACCGATCTGGTCCGCGACCACACCGACCTCACCGACACCGATCTGGAGTGGCTGCACGCGCTGGTCTCGGACTGGCAGCTCCTGGCCGACCTGTCGTTCGCGGACCTGCTGCTGTGGGTGCCGCTGCGGTCGGCGGACGCGCTGCCCGCCGACGGGACGTCCCGCGCGGGCCGGAGCAGGCCGGGCGTGCTCGACACCGGCGCGGCCGTCCCCGGCTGGGTCGCGATCGCGCAGATGCGGCCGACGACCGGGCCGACCGCCTACCCGGAGGACCTCGTCGGCAAGGTCGTCCGGACGGGCCGCCGCGGGCTGATCGACGTGGCGTGGCGGGAGCGCCGGATCGTCCGCGAGGGCGACCCGGAGTGGGGCAGCGGCATCCCCGTCCGCGAGGAGTCCATCCCGGTGCGCCGCGGCGCCAAGATCCTCGGAGTGATCCAGCGCAGCACCAACCTCAGCTCGGCGCGCACCCCGTCCCGGCTGGAGCTGACCTACCTGCAGAGCGCCAGCGACCTCGCCACGATGATCTCCGAGGGCCGGTTCCCGGTGCCCGGCGAGGAGCCGAACATGGTCCGCTCGCCGCGCGTCGGCGACGGCCTGATGCGGCTGGACCGCGCCGGCAAGGTCACCTACGCCAGCCCCAACGCCCAGTCCGCCTACCGGCGGCTCGGCTACCCGACGGACCTGGTCGGCGAGGCGCTCGGGCAGGTCACCGCGGACCTGTGCGACACCGGCGAGCCGATGGAGGAGGCGCTGAGCGTCGTGCTGTCGGGCCGCGCGCCCCGCGAGGTCGAGGTCGAGTCACGCGGGTCGATCATGCAGCTGCGCACGATCCCCCTCGTCGTCGGCGGGACGCGGATCGGCGCCGTCGTGCTGTGCCGGGACGTGACCGAGCTGCGCTGGCGCGACCGGGAGCTGATGACCAAGGACGCCACCATCCGGGAGATCCACCACCGGGTGAAGAACAACCTGCAGACGGTCGCGGCGCTGCTGCGGCTCCAGGCGCGCCGGCTGCGGATCCCGGAGGGCCGGGCCGCGCTGGACGAGGCCGTCCGGCGCGTCGGGTCGATCGCGATCGTGCACGAGACGCTGTCGCACACCCCGGACGAGCTGATCGACTTCGACGACATCGCCGACCGGGTGATCACGATGGCGGGGGAGGTGTCCACCCCGGAGACCAAGGTCACCCCCAAACGGACCGGGAGCTTCGGCGTCCTGCCCGCCGAGATCGCGACGCCGCTGGCGATGGCGCTCACCGAACTGCTGCAGAACGCCCTGGAGCACGGCCTGGCGAACCGGTTCGGGACCCTGGAGGTCGTGGCGCACCGCTACGGGGAGGGGGAGGTCTCCAAGGATCCGGGCGGCGCTTCGTTCTGGGGCGAGTGGAAGGCGGCCGGTGCGAACGAGCCCCGCGCCCCGGGCGTCGAGCCCGAGCACCCGTCCGGCCGCCGCCTCGTCACCGTCATCGCGGACGACGGCGTCGGCCTGCCCGCCGACTTCGACATGGAGAGCACCGAGAGCCTCGGCCTGCAGATCGTCCGCACCCTCATCGTGGGCGAACTGGGAGGCGACCTGGACTTCCGCCCCCGCGAAGGCGGCGGCACCGAGGTAGTGGTCGACATCCCCCTGGACCACCACCACGGCCCCAGTCGTGCCTGA
- a CDS encoding diacylglycerol/lipid kinase family protein, whose amino-acid sequence MRAMLIANPKATSTSRRARDILVRAFTGDLDLVLAETGHRGHATELARQAAVEGYDVVIALGGDGTVNEAVNGLLANGPSPDLPALAVLPCGSANVFARALGLPDDPIGATRSVLEALRAGRYRTVGLGTASHPGAPERYFTFCAGVGLDAEVVREVERRREAGFRADPSLYVRTAIRHFFSGTDRRHPALTLEQPGRPPKSGLFLAFISNTSPWTFMGRVPVNPSPKANFSRGLDVFGMRSLEVGATLGALARMLAPRAYPVQGRHALNLHDEAEVTVCADRPVAFQLDGDYLGEHRTVTFRSVPKAIRIVI is encoded by the coding sequence GTGCGCGCCATGCTCATCGCCAACCCCAAGGCGACCTCCACCTCCCGGCGGGCCCGCGACATCCTCGTGCGGGCCTTCACCGGCGATCTCGACCTCGTCCTCGCCGAGACCGGCCACCGCGGCCACGCGACGGAGCTGGCCCGGCAGGCCGCCGTCGAGGGCTACGACGTCGTGATCGCCCTCGGCGGGGACGGGACGGTGAACGAGGCCGTCAACGGGCTGCTGGCGAACGGCCCGTCCCCCGATCTGCCCGCGCTGGCGGTGCTGCCGTGCGGGAGCGCGAACGTGTTCGCCCGCGCGCTCGGCCTTCCGGACGACCCGATCGGCGCGACGCGGTCGGTGCTGGAGGCGCTGCGGGCGGGCCGGTACCGGACGGTCGGGCTCGGCACGGCCTCCCATCCCGGGGCCCCCGAGCGGTACTTCACGTTCTGTGCGGGAGTGGGGCTGGACGCGGAGGTCGTGCGGGAGGTGGAGCGGCGCCGCGAGGCGGGCTTCCGGGCGGACCCGTCGCTGTATGTGCGGACCGCGATCCGGCATTTCTTCTCCGGCACCGATCGGCGCCATCCGGCGCTCACTTTGGAACAGCCCGGACGGCCGCCGAAATCGGGGCTGTTCCTGGCGTTCATCTCCAATACGTCTCCGTGGACTTTCATGGGGCGGGTGCCGGTGAATCCGAGTCCGAAGGCGAACTTCTCCCGCGGCCTGGACGTGTTCGGGATGCGTTCCCTGGAAGTCGGCGCGACGCTGGGGGCGCTGGCCCGGATGCTGGCCCCGCGGGCGTATCCCGTTCAGGGGCGGCACGCGCTGAACCTGCACGACGAGGCCGAGGTCACGGTGTGCGCGGACCGTCCCGTGGCGTTCCAGCTGGACGGCGACTACCTGGGAGAGCACCGGACGGTCACGTTCCGCTCCGTGCCGAAGGCGATCCGCATCGTCATTTGA
- a CDS encoding acetyl-CoA carboxylase biotin carboxylase subunit encodes MFESVLVANRGEIAGRIVHTARAMGLKTIAVYSAADEGLPFVAEADEAVLIGPAEPSGSYLNAAAILEAAHRTNAQAVHPGHGFLAESASFARQVADRGLVWVGPPPLAIARMGDKINARNLMKEAGVPVAPGVWEPVPDAATAVEEAERIGYPVMVKPAAGGGGIGLAAVHDEASLRKAFEEARAAAEQIFGRGDILLERYVEGARHVEVQILGLADGTVLALGERECSVQRRYQKVVEESPSPGITPALRERMLAAAVRAGEAVGYRGAGTVECLVDPAAQEFSFLEMDTRLQIEHPVTEMVTGIDLVEQQFRIAAGEPVSFTGAAPRGHAIEFRVQAEDPRRFLPGTGEITVWEEPVGDGIRIDAGYAEGTTVTRHYDPLLAKLCVHGDDRAHALARARAALEAFHIEGPPTNLPFLRELLDRPEFATGTYDTGLVARMRGPQAP; translated from the coding sequence GTGTTCGAGTCGGTGCTCGTGGCCAACCGCGGCGAGATCGCCGGGCGGATCGTGCACACCGCCCGCGCGATGGGGCTCAAGACGATCGCGGTGTACTCCGCGGCCGACGAGGGCCTGCCCTTCGTCGCCGAGGCGGACGAGGCCGTCCTGATCGGGCCCGCCGAGCCGTCCGGCAGCTACCTCAACGCCGCCGCGATCCTGGAGGCCGCGCACCGGACCAACGCGCAGGCCGTCCATCCCGGCCACGGGTTCCTCGCCGAGAGCGCCTCGTTCGCCCGGCAGGTCGCCGACCGCGGCCTGGTCTGGGTCGGCCCGCCGCCGCTCGCCATCGCCCGGATGGGCGACAAGATCAACGCCCGGAACCTGATGAAGGAGGCGGGCGTCCCCGTCGCCCCCGGGGTCTGGGAGCCCGTGCCGGACGCGGCGACGGCGGTCGAGGAGGCCGAGCGCATCGGCTATCCCGTCATGGTGAAGCCCGCCGCGGGCGGCGGCGGCATCGGCCTGGCCGCCGTCCACGACGAGGCGTCGCTGCGCAAGGCGTTCGAGGAGGCCCGCGCCGCCGCCGAACAGATCTTCGGCCGGGGCGACATCCTGCTGGAACGGTACGTCGAGGGCGCCCGGCACGTCGAGGTGCAGATCCTCGGCCTGGCCGACGGCACCGTGCTCGCGCTGGGCGAGCGCGAGTGCTCCGTCCAGCGCCGGTACCAGAAGGTCGTGGAGGAGTCCCCGTCCCCCGGCATCACCCCGGCGCTGCGCGAGCGGATGCTGGCCGCCGCCGTCCGCGCGGGCGAGGCCGTCGGCTACCGCGGCGCCGGCACCGTCGAGTGCCTGGTCGACCCCGCCGCCCAGGAGTTCTCCTTCCTGGAGATGGACACCCGCCTCCAGATCGAGCACCCGGTCACCGAGATGGTCACCGGCATCGACCTCGTCGAGCAGCAGTTCCGCATCGCCGCCGGCGAACCGGTCTCGTTCACCGGCGCCGCCCCGCGCGGGCACGCCATCGAGTTCCGCGTCCAGGCCGAGGACCCGCGGCGCTTCCTGCCCGGCACGGGCGAGATCACGGTGTGGGAGGAGCCCGTCGGCGACGGCATCCGCATCGACGCGGGCTACGCCGAGGGCACCACCGTCACCCGCCACTACGACCCGCTGCTGGCCAAGCTGTGCGTCCACGGCGACGACCGCGCCCACGCCCTGGCCCGCGCCCGCGCCGCGCTGGAGGCGTTCCACATCGAGGGCCCGCCGACGAACCTGCCCTTCCTGCGCGAACTACTCGACCGCCCGGAGTTCGCGACCGGAACCTACGACACCGGGCTGGTCGCGCGCATGCGCGGCCCCCAGGCCCCCTGA
- a CDS encoding type II toxin-antitoxin system Phd/YefM family antitoxin, whose product MKTMTYSESRAHYAETLNAVVDDREEVIITRAGHEPVVIVALDDYESLKETAYLLRSPENARRLLASIDRLEHGAGVERPLAE is encoded by the coding sequence ATGAAGACGATGACGTACTCGGAGTCTCGCGCGCATTACGCCGAGACGCTCAACGCGGTCGTCGACGACCGCGAAGAAGTGATCATCACGCGTGCCGGGCACGAGCCGGTGGTCATCGTGGCGCTCGACGACTACGAGTCACTGAAGGAGACCGCCTACCTGCTCAGGAGCCCCGAGAACGCCCGGCGGCTGCTGGCTTCCATAGACCGTCTGGAGCACGGAGCCGGAGTCGAGCGGCCTCTCGCCGAATGA
- a CDS encoding GntR family transcriptional regulator produces MGKRHPNQAPRIPKYYKLKELLVELIQSLPAGSPLPPERTLAEKYETSRTTVRQALAELVVEGRLQRIQGKGTFVAKPKVAQELQLVSYTEDMRHHGLRPETRILEAGYVSADERLANLLCIRPGGRVLRIHRLRLADGEPMSIDTSHLPARRFPGLRRELPRHHSLYETLATAYDVHLTEAEETIETVLATPHDAQLLGVDVGLPMLLLSRHAFDTTGQPVEWAQSLYRGDRYKFITRLSR; encoded by the coding sequence ATCGGTAAGCGCCACCCGAACCAGGCGCCCCGGATCCCCAAGTACTACAAGCTCAAGGAACTGCTGGTCGAGCTGATCCAGTCGCTTCCCGCGGGCAGCCCGCTGCCGCCCGAGCGGACCCTCGCGGAGAAGTACGAGACGTCCCGCACCACCGTCCGGCAGGCCCTCGCCGAGCTGGTCGTGGAGGGGCGCCTCCAGCGCATCCAGGGCAAGGGCACCTTCGTCGCCAAGCCGAAGGTCGCCCAGGAACTCCAGCTCGTCAGCTACACCGAGGACATGCGGCACCACGGGCTGCGCCCCGAGACCCGCATCCTGGAGGCCGGCTACGTCAGCGCCGACGAGCGCCTCGCCAACCTCCTGTGCATCCGCCCCGGCGGCCGGGTGCTGCGGATCCACCGCCTCCGGCTGGCCGACGGCGAGCCGATGTCGATCGACACCTCGCACCTCCCGGCCCGCCGCTTCCCGGGCCTGCGCCGCGAGCTGCCGCGCCACCACTCCCTGTACGAGACGCTCGCGACCGCCTACGACGTCCACCTCACCGAGGCCGAGGAGACGATCGAGACCGTCCTCGCCACCCCGCACGACGCCCAGCTCCTGGGCGTGGACGTCGGCCTGCCGATGCTGCTGCTGTCCCGCCACGCCTTCGACACGACGGGCCAGCCGGTCGAGTGGGCCCAGTCCCTGTACCGGGGCGACCGCTACAAGTTCATCACCCGGCTGAGCCGCTGA
- a CDS encoding WhiB family transcriptional regulator: MDWRHRAACRDVDPELFFPIGNTGPAILQIEEAKQVCRRCDVSDACLRWALESGQESGVWGAMGEDERRALRRSHRRALSVRR; encoded by the coding sequence ATGGACTGGCGCCACCGCGCAGCCTGCCGTGACGTGGACCCCGAGCTCTTCTTCCCCATCGGCAACACCGGCCCCGCGATCCTGCAGATCGAGGAGGCCAAGCAGGTCTGCCGCCGCTGCGACGTCAGCGATGCCTGCCTGCGCTGGGCGCTGGAGTCCGGCCAGGAGTCCGGCGTCTGGGGCGCCATGGGCGAAGACGAACGCCGCGCACTGCGGCGTTCTCATCGCCGCGCCCTTAGCGTCAGGCGCTAG
- the bioB gene encoding biotin synthase BioB produces MTDILDIARRQVLDEGEGLSQGQVLEVLNLPDDRLQDLLALAHDVRMRWCGPEVEVEGIVSLKTGGCPEDCHFCSQSGKFESPVRSVWLNIPELVEAAKETAATGATEFCIVAAVRGPDERLMSQVREGVKAINDAVEINIACSLGMLTQAQVDELATMGVHRYNHNLETARSHFPNVVTTHAWEERWDTLRMVKDAGMEVCCGGIVGMGESVEQRAEFAGQLAELEPDEVPLNFLAPRPGTPFADYPLVEGTEALRTIAAFRLALPRTILRYAGGRELTLGDLGTREGMLGGINAVIVGNYLTTLGRPARQDLELLTELQMPIKALGRTL; encoded by the coding sequence GTGACGGACATTCTCGACATCGCGCGCCGCCAGGTCCTGGACGAGGGCGAGGGCCTGTCGCAGGGGCAGGTGCTGGAGGTGCTGAACCTGCCGGACGACCGGCTCCAGGACCTGCTCGCGCTCGCCCACGACGTCCGGATGCGGTGGTGCGGGCCGGAGGTCGAGGTCGAGGGGATCGTGTCGCTGAAGACCGGCGGCTGCCCGGAGGACTGCCACTTCTGCTCGCAGTCCGGCAAGTTCGAGTCGCCCGTCCGGTCGGTGTGGCTGAACATCCCCGAGCTGGTCGAGGCGGCGAAGGAGACCGCCGCGACCGGCGCCACCGAGTTCTGCATCGTCGCCGCCGTGCGGGGACCGGACGAGCGGCTGATGTCGCAGGTCCGCGAGGGCGTCAAGGCCATCAACGACGCCGTCGAGATCAACATCGCGTGCTCGCTCGGCATGCTCACCCAGGCGCAGGTGGACGAGCTGGCCACGATGGGCGTCCACCGCTACAACCACAACCTGGAGACGGCCCGCTCCCACTTCCCGAACGTGGTCACCACGCACGCGTGGGAGGAGCGCTGGGACACCCTCCGCATGGTCAAGGACGCCGGCATGGAGGTGTGCTGCGGCGGCATCGTCGGCATGGGCGAGAGCGTCGAGCAGCGCGCCGAGTTCGCCGGGCAGCTCGCGGAACTGGAGCCCGACGAGGTCCCGCTGAACTTCCTCGCGCCGCGCCCCGGCACCCCGTTCGCCGACTACCCGCTGGTCGAGGGCACCGAGGCGCTGAGGACGATCGCCGCGTTCCGGCTCGCCCTGCCCCGCACCATCCTGCGCTACGCCGGCGGCCGCGAGCTCACCCTCGGCGACCTCGGCACCCGCGAGGGCATGCTCGGCGGCATCAACGCGGTGATCGTCGGCAACTACCTCACCACCCTCGGCCGCCCGGCGCGGCAGGACCTGGAACTGCTCACCGAGCTGCAGATGCCGATCAAGGCCCTCGGCCGGACGCTCTGA
- a CDS encoding 8-amino-7-oxononanoate synthase: MPGMTAVRDPLARLRDAAGRRAAAGLRRSLRPRPDGLTDLASNDYLGLSGDPRLVEGAVAAAREWGTGSTGSRLVTGTTELHAELDRRLAAFTGSAAGLVFSSGFLANLGAVTALAGPDTLVVSDQVNHASIVDACRLSRSRVVIVPHRDAAAAERALAEREEDHAVVVTDAVFSVDGDLAPLGALHAAVRAHGALLLVDEAHALGVVGDGGRGAAHAAGLAGEPDVVLTLTLSKSLASQGGAVLGAPEVIDALVDTGRSFIFDTGLNPPAAGAALAALDVLGSDPGLPGRARERALAISNLAAGSGLETAPPAAAVVPVFLGEPQAAVRAAEICAEHGLRVGCFRPPSVPKGRACLRLTARATLDESDLTRLRAALAEIASSTGRSLHP; the protein is encoded by the coding sequence ATGCCCGGCATGACCGCAGTACGAGACCCCCTGGCCAGACTCCGGGACGCCGCCGGGCGGCGCGCCGCCGCCGGGCTGCGCCGGTCGCTGCGCCCCCGGCCCGACGGGCTCACCGATCTGGCGTCCAACGACTACCTCGGGCTCTCCGGCGACCCGCGGCTCGTGGAGGGCGCCGTCGCCGCCGCGCGCGAGTGGGGCACCGGCTCCACCGGTTCGCGCCTCGTCACCGGGACGACGGAGCTGCACGCCGAGCTGGACCGGCGGCTCGCCGCGTTCACCGGGAGCGCCGCCGGCCTGGTGTTCTCCTCCGGTTTCCTCGCCAACCTCGGCGCCGTCACCGCGCTCGCCGGGCCTGACACGCTCGTGGTGTCCGACCAGGTCAACCACGCCTCCATCGTGGACGCGTGCCGGCTGTCGCGGTCCCGCGTCGTGATCGTCCCGCATCGGGACGCCGCCGCCGCGGAGCGGGCCCTCGCCGAGCGCGAGGAGGACCACGCCGTCGTCGTCACCGACGCGGTGTTCTCCGTCGACGGCGACCTGGCGCCGCTGGGCGCGCTGCACGCCGCCGTCCGGGCGCACGGGGCGCTGCTGCTGGTCGACGAGGCGCACGCGCTCGGCGTCGTCGGCGACGGGGGCCGGGGCGCGGCGCACGCCGCCGGCCTCGCGGGCGAGCCCGACGTGGTCCTCACCCTCACGCTGTCGAAGTCCCTGGCATCGCAGGGCGGGGCGGTCCTCGGGGCCCCCGAGGTGATCGACGCCCTGGTCGACACGGGACGGTCGTTCATCTTCGACACCGGGCTGAACCCGCCCGCCGCGGGCGCCGCCCTCGCCGCGCTGGACGTGCTCGGATCCGACCCCGGGCTGCCCGGCAGGGCCCGCGAGCGGGCCCTGGCGATCTCAAACCTGGCGGCCGGTTCCGGCCTGGAAACGGCCCCGCCCGCGGCGGCCGTGGTCCCCGTGTTCCTGGGCGAGCCGCAGGCCGCGGTGCGGGCCGCCGAGATCTGCGCTGAGCACGGTCTCCGCGTCGGCTGCTTCCGTCCGCCGTCGGTTCCCAAGGGCCGGGCCTGCCTGCGCCTCACCGCACGCGCCACGCTGGACGAGTCCGACCTCACACGATTGCGGGCGGCCCTGGCGGAAATCGCCTCCTCTACCGGCCGTAGTCTTCACCCATAA
- the bioD gene encoding dethiobiotin synthase: MSVLVVTGTCTGVGKTVVTAALAAVAAARGASVAVVKPGQTGVGGGEPGDLDEVRRLAGIDDVHEYARFPDPLSPAAAARHAGMPPVRLPDVAERVGDLASGRRLVLVEGAGGLLVRYDEEGGTIADLARWLGAAVVVVARPDLGTLNHTALTLEAMAHRGVQLAGVVIGAWPDAPDLAMRSNIRDLETIAARPLSGALPAGAGALDPAEFLVAAHRGLAPSFGGGFDAAAFRAAFGLDKENT, from the coding sequence GTGAGTGTGCTCGTTGTGACCGGGACCTGCACGGGTGTGGGGAAGACCGTCGTCACCGCGGCGCTGGCCGCGGTCGCCGCCGCGCGCGGCGCGTCGGTCGCCGTCGTCAAACCCGGTCAGACCGGGGTCGGCGGCGGGGAGCCGGGCGACCTCGACGAGGTCCGCAGGCTCGCGGGGATCGACGACGTGCACGAGTACGCGCGGTTCCCCGACCCCCTGTCCCCGGCCGCGGCGGCCCGGCACGCGGGGATGCCGCCCGTCCGGCTGCCGGACGTCGCCGAGCGCGTCGGGGACCTGGCGTCCGGGCGGCGGCTGGTGCTGGTCGAGGGGGCGGGCGGGCTCCTCGTCCGCTACGACGAGGAGGGCGGCACGATCGCCGACCTCGCGCGCTGGCTCGGCGCCGCCGTCGTGGTGGTGGCCCGTCCGGACCTCGGCACGCTCAACCACACCGCGCTCACCCTGGAGGCGATGGCGCACCGCGGGGTGCAGCTCGCCGGGGTGGTGATCGGCGCGTGGCCGGACGCCCCCGACCTCGCCATGCGCAGCAACATCCGCGACCTGGAGACCATCGCGGCCCGCCCGCTGTCGGGCGCGCTGCCCGCCGGCGCCGGGGCCCTGGACCCGGCGGAGTTCCTCGTGGCCGCGCACCGCGGCCTGGCCCCCTCGTTCGGCGGCGGATTCGACGCCGCCGCCTTCCGCGCCGCCTTCGGCCTCGACAAGGAGAACACGTGA
- a CDS encoding Txe/YoeB family addiction module toxin: MKLVWDESAWNDYVWWQTEDRKILKRINNLLKDIQRNGNDGIGKPEPLKHGFHGYWSRRITDEHRLVYKLGENEIRIAACRYHYGA, from the coding sequence ATGAAGCTGGTCTGGGACGAGAGCGCCTGGAACGACTACGTCTGGTGGCAGACCGAGGACCGCAAGATCCTCAAGCGGATCAATAACCTGCTCAAGGACATCCAGCGCAACGGCAATGACGGTATCGGCAAGCCAGAGCCGTTGAAGCACGGATTCCATGGTTACTGGTCGCGCCGGATCACCGACGAGCATCGCCTGGTCTACAAACTGGGCGAGAACGAGATCCGCATCGCCGCCTGCCGTTACCACTACGGGGCTTGA
- the fusA gene encoding elongation factor G: protein MTTTTALALTKVRNIGIMAHIDAGKTTTAERILFYTGVSHRIGEVHDGNTALDYTKQERDRGITITSAATTCRWTVEDARGAAGAEHTINLIDTPGHVDFTIEVERCLRVLDGAVAVFDGVAGVEPQSETVWRQADRYGVPRICFVNKLDRAGADFQRCVDMIRERLGAVPLVVQLPIGAESGFAGVVDLVSGRAHVWPDDRHAVVDVPSGMAEDVRRWRGRLVETVAERDEEVMELYVGGAEPSPEQLHAAIRRLTVASEITPVLCGSAFRNKGVEPLLDAVVRYLPSPLDVAPPEIGDALERTPLSALAFKIVSDRHLGRLTFVRIYTGRLVAGASVLNSVKTRKERIGKIYRMHADTREEIASAGAGDIVAVMGLKQTTTGETLCDEARPVVLESMDFPAPVIEVAIEPRSKADREKLGAAIQRLSEEDPSFQVHDEEGQTVIGGMGELHLEILIDRMREEFHVEAAVGRPRVAYRETIRTAVDRVDLTHRKQTGGKGQYAKVQIAVEPVEDGYEFVNRVTGGRIPKEFIPSVDAGCQEAMRFGVLAGHEMTGVRVTLLDGDFHPVDSSELAFKIAGSLAFGEAVRRASPVLLEPVMTVEVTAPEEHLGAVIGDLNARRGRIEGTDERAGARVVHALVPLSEMFGYVGHLRGMTSGRGVFTMRFASYAEVPAAVARTLVSG, encoded by the coding sequence ATGACAACAACCACAGCCCTTGCTCTGACCAAGGTTCGCAACATCGGGATCATGGCGCACATCGACGCCGGCAAGACGACGACCGCCGAGCGGATCCTCTTCTACACCGGTGTGTCGCACCGGATCGGCGAAGTGCACGACGGCAACACCGCGCTCGACTACACCAAACAGGAGCGCGACCGGGGCATCACCATCACCTCCGCGGCGACGACCTGCCGCTGGACCGTCGAGGACGCCCGCGGCGCGGCCGGCGCCGAGCACACGATCAACCTGATCGACACGCCGGGCCACGTCGACTTCACGATCGAGGTCGAACGGTGCCTGCGCGTCCTCGACGGCGCCGTGGCCGTGTTCGACGGCGTGGCGGGCGTCGAGCCGCAGTCGGAGACGGTGTGGCGCCAGGCCGACCGCTACGGCGTGCCGCGCATCTGCTTCGTCAACAAGCTCGACCGCGCCGGTGCCGACTTCCAGCGCTGCGTCGACATGATCCGCGAGCGGCTCGGCGCCGTCCCGCTGGTCGTGCAGCTGCCGATCGGCGCCGAGTCCGGGTTCGCGGGCGTCGTCGACCTCGTCTCCGGGCGGGCGCACGTCTGGCCGGACGACCGGCACGCCGTCGTGGACGTCCCGTCCGGCATGGCCGAGGACGTCCGCCGATGGCGCGGCAGGCTCGTCGAGACGGTCGCCGAGCGCGACGAGGAGGTCATGGAGCTGTACGTGGGCGGTGCGGAGCCGTCGCCGGAGCAGCTGCACGCGGCGATCCGCCGGCTCACGGTCGCCTCCGAGATCACCCCGGTGCTGTGCGGCAGCGCGTTCCGCAACAAGGGCGTCGAGCCCCTGCTGGACGCGGTGGTGCGGTACCTGCCGTCGCCGCTCGACGTCGCGCCGCCGGAGATCGGGGACGCCCTGGAGCGGACCCCGCTCTCCGCGCTCGCGTTCAAGATCGTGAGTGACCGGCACCTGGGGCGGCTCACCTTCGTCCGGATCTACACCGGGCGGCTGGTGGCGGGCGCGAGCGTGCTCAACAGCGTCAAGACGCGCAAGGAGCGGATCGGCAAGATCTACCGCATGCACGCCGACACGCGCGAGGAGATCGCGTCGGCGGGCGCGGGCGACATCGTCGCGGTGATGGGGCTCAAGCAGACCACCACCGGCGAGACGCTCTGCGACGAGGCGCGCCCGGTGGTCCTGGAGTCCATGGACTTCCCGGCGCCGGTCATCGAGGTCGCGATCGAGCCGCGCTCCAAGGCCGACCGGGAGAAGCTGGGCGCCGCGATCCAGCGGCTCTCGGAGGAGGATCCGTCGTTCCAGGTCCACGACGAGGAGGGGCAGACCGTCATCGGCGGCATGGGCGAACTCCATCTGGAGATCCTCATCGACCGCATGCGGGAGGAGTTCCACGTCGAGGCGGCCGTCGGCCGCCCGCGCGTGGCCTACCGCGAGACGATCCGCACGGCCGTGGACCGGGTCGACCTCACCCACCGCAAGCAGACGGGAGGCAAGGGCCAGTACGCGAAGGTGCAGATCGCCGTCGAGCCCGTCGAGGACGGGTACGAGTTCGTCAACCGGGTCACCGGCGGACGGATTCCGAAGGAGTTCATCCCCTCGGTGGACGCGGGCTGCCAGGAGGCGATGCGCTTCGGCGTCCTCGCCGGGCACGAGATGACGGGCGTGCGGGTCACGCTGCTGGACGGCGACTTCCACCCCGTCGACTCGTCCGAGCTCGCCTTCAAGATCGCCGGTTCGCTGGCGTTCGGGGAGGCGGTGCGGCGCGCGTCCCCCGTGCTGCTCGAACCGGTGATGACCGTCGAGGTCACCGCCCCCGAGGAGCATCTGGGCGCGGTGATCGGCGACCTCAACGCCCGCCGCGGCCGGATCGAGGGGACCGACGAGCGCGCGGGCGCCCGGGTGGTGCACGCCCTCGTACCGCTGTCGGAGATGTTCGGCTACGTCGGGCACCTGCGCGGCATGACGTCGGGCCGCGGGGTGTTCACCATGCGGTTCGCGTCCTACGCGGAGGTCCCGGCCGCGGTCGCCCGGACCCTCGTCTCGGGCTGA